The Candidatus Rokuibacteriota bacterium genome contains the following window.
CACGCCGCCGTGCAGGCGGCCGACGCCCCCTCCGATCGTTAGAGCGTTTTTTCCAGCAGCCTTCTCGCGCACTCGTTGTTCCGTAACCCCGCGTCCCCACGTACTTCCGCTCAGACCCATTCGCTTAGAGCGTTTTTAGGGTTCACCGTCCGGGCTTGACTTCGACTGCCCGGCTGCCTAAGGTCTGAGGCCATGACAGGTGGGACCCGCCACGTCGTCAGCCATGGAACCGGGGGAGGCGGGACGGGGTTGCGGTGCCGGCTGAGAGGATGATCCGGATCCCCTCCTCGATCGGCAGCCCGGTCGGGATCACCTCTTCCTTCGGGAGGAGGACCACGTCGCCGAGGTAGAGGTTGTTCGTCGGGATGAACACGGTCACCATCTGGCGCTTGCCCTCGGACCCCTCCACCAGCACCTCCCCGGTGAGGAAGCCAAAGACGTACTCGCCCTTGCGCGGGTGCTCGGCCAGGACCACCTCTTTGAAGGCGTTCCGCCGCTCGGGAGAGAAGGACTGGAGCAGCTGCTTGACCGAAGGGTACACGCTCCTGAACACAGGCACCCGGAGGAGCAAGCCCTCCGCCCACGAGAGGATCCGCCGGCCCACCACGTTGGTGGCGATCGTCCCCATGAGGAACATCAGCGCCACTGCGGTGAGGAAGCCGAGGCCAGGGATCCGGCGGCCGAAGACCCGTTCGTAACCGGGGGAAAAGAAGTCGTCGATCTTGTCCCAGAAGACGTAGAGCAGCCACGAGGTAGCGATGGCAGGGACGGTGACGAAGAAGCCGGTGAGCAGGCGGACCTTGAACCAGTTGCGCACGCTTCGCATAGCGAACCCGATGAAACCACAGCAGGCACGAGGTGTCAAGAAATTGGCCGCTGGCGGTGCCCCATCCGGTGCCGTCGCGAAGCTGGCAGGACGGGTCGCCCTGGTTACAGGTGGCGCCGTCCGCCTGGGCCGCGTGATCGCGCTCGCCCTCGCACGCGAGGGGTGC
Protein-coding sequences here:
- a CDS encoding DUF502 domain-containing protein gives rise to the protein MRNWFKVRLLTGFFVTVPAIATSWLLYVFWDKIDDFFSPGYERVFGRRIPGLGFLTAVALMFLMGTIATNVVGRRILSWAEGLLLRVPVFRSVYPSVKQLLQSFSPERRNAFKEVVLAEHPRKGEYVFGFLTGEVLVEGSEGKRQMVTVFIPTNNLYLGDVVLLPKEEVIPTGLPIEEGIRIILSAGTATPSRLPRFHG